A single genomic interval of Bacteroidota bacterium harbors:
- a CDS encoding DUF3109 family protein encodes MVHIDNTLVSFDLFKEQFICDLPNCLGACCVEGDFGAPLEQEEVKVVADNLEKIKPYMTAAGLELLKKDGFHETDPDGDLVTTCVNGRDCVFVYHEKSIYSCAIEKAFLNNEIDFRKPISCHLYPVRLGKVKEMVSVSYNEWHICSPARVLGKQEGVPLYVFLKDALIRRFGISWYTQMDEIADDILEMDT; translated from the coding sequence ATGGTACATATTGATAACACGCTTGTTTCCTTCGATTTATTTAAAGAACAATTTATTTGTGATTTACCCAATTGCTTAGGTGCATGCTGTGTGGAAGGAGATTTTGGTGCTCCATTAGAGCAGGAAGAAGTTAAAGTTGTAGCGGATAATCTGGAAAAGATTAAACCTTACATGACTGCTGCTGGTCTGGAACTTCTTAAAAAAGATGGTTTCCACGAAACTGATCCCGATGGAGATTTGGTTACTACCTGTGTAAATGGTCGCGATTGTGTTTTTGTCTATCATGAAAAAAGCATTTACAGTTGTGCCATTGAAAAAGCATTTTTAAATAATGAAATAGACTTTCGAAAACCAATTTCGTGTCATTTATATCCTGTTCGTTTGGGCAAGGTTAAAGAGATGGTTTCGGTTAGTTATAACGAGTGGCATATTTGTAGTCCGGCAAGAGTATTAGGTAAACAAGAGGGAGTTCCCCTTTATGTGTTTTTGAAAGATGCTTTGATTAGACGATTTGGAATTTCCTGGTATACCCAGATGGATGAAATTGCAGATGATATTCTGGAAATGGATACATAA
- a CDS encoding replication-associated recombination protein A: MTDKPLAERMRPQNLDDFIGQEHLVGKDAILRKAIEGKTIPSMIFWGPPGVGKTTLASIISNQLDKQFFALSAISVGVKEVRHVIEIAKKGGQVILFLDEIHRFNKSQQDALLGAIEKGLILFIGATTENPSFEVNSALLSRCQVYILKDLEEEGLKNLVANAIEKDEILKEKKIEIKEWEAMLRISGGDARKLLNLLELVVTQSGKDKVVLTNDNVTKVIQTNLASYDKAGEQHYDIISAFIKSLRGSDPNAAVYYLARMLAGGEDPKFIARRMLILASEDIGNANPNALLLANSCFQSITVIGMPEGRIILSQTAIYLATSPKSNASYMAINEAYSLVQKTGDLAIPLHLRNAPTKLMKSIGYGNDYKYAHSHEGNFVDLEFLPDKVKGTKLYDPGNNSREEEIRKKMKALWKEKYGY, translated from the coding sequence ATGACTGATAAGCCTTTAGCAGAACGTATGCGTCCTCAAAATCTCGATGATTTTATCGGACAAGAGCATTTAGTGGGAAAAGATGCTATTTTACGTAAGGCTATAGAAGGCAAAACAATTCCATCGATGATATTCTGGGGGCCTCCTGGCGTTGGGAAAACTACTTTAGCATCGATTATTTCCAATCAGTTAGATAAGCAGTTTTTTGCTTTAAGCGCCATATCAGTTGGTGTAAAAGAAGTAAGGCATGTTATTGAAATTGCCAAAAAAGGGGGGCAGGTAATTCTTTTTCTGGATGAAATTCATCGTTTTAATAAAAGCCAGCAAGATGCATTATTAGGAGCCATTGAAAAAGGCCTGATATTATTTATTGGAGCAACAACTGAAAATCCATCATTTGAAGTTAATTCGGCACTGCTTTCCAGATGTCAGGTCTATATTTTAAAGGACTTGGAAGAAGAAGGTTTGAAAAATCTTGTTGCAAATGCAATTGAAAAAGACGAAATATTAAAAGAAAAGAAAATAGAAATAAAAGAGTGGGAAGCTATGCTTCGCATATCAGGAGGGGATGCACGTAAGTTGCTGAATTTGTTAGAACTTGTTGTGACTCAATCTGGCAAAGACAAAGTTGTTTTAACGAACGATAATGTAACCAAAGTCATTCAAACCAATTTGGCATCTTATGATAAAGCAGGAGAACAACATTACGATATCATTTCGGCCTTTATCAAATCATTGCGAGGAAGTGATCCAAATGCTGCAGTATATTATTTAGCCCGGATGTTGGCAGGAGGTGAAGATCCTAAATTTATTGCCAGACGAATGTTAATTCTTGCTTCTGAAGATATTGGCAATGCCAATCCGAACGCATTGTTATTGGCGAATTCCTGTTTTCAATCTATTACCGTAATTGGCATGCCTGAAGGCCGAATAATCTTGTCCCAAACAGCAATTTATTTAGCCACCTCTCCAAAAAGCAACGCCTCTTATATGGCCATTAATGAAGCATACAGTTTAGTTCAAAAAACTGGAGATCTGGCAATACCTTTGCATTTAAGAAATGCACCTACCAAACTAATGAAAAGCATTGGTTATGGGAATGATTATAAATATGCACATAGTCATGAAGGAAATTTTGTTGATCTTGAATTTCTTCCAGATAAAGTGAAAGGAACAAAATTATACGATCCGGGAAATAACAGTCGTGAAGAGGAAATCAGGAAAAAGATGAAAGCTCTTTGGAAAGAAAAATATGGGTATTAG
- a CDS encoding DNA replication/repair protein RecF, translating to MLFLKELHSENFKNLQSFDIKFDSKYVCFAGNNGAGKTNLLDAIHYLAMGKSYFNSIDQQNINYEKDFFNISCSIEKHGEAHALFCAFVKGMKKKIKKDGVDYEKLSDHIGQFPVVMVTPYDNSLITGGSEERRRFLDMIISQFDSEYLNALISYNRLLLQRNAQLKHMFEHENRNAALLDVYNAQLLKPVQLIFTKRQKFIDEFCELTLKYYAQISNQSEQISLKYKSQLIDASLHDLWKESFQKDYFTQRTNVGVHKDDLELEIHGYPAKRFASQGQQKSFLLSMKLAQFSIIKSSTSIEPLFLLDDIFDRLDRDRTTRLMDIITTNGFGQIFITDTNADRVKEVFGKLGKEIQIFLVEDGKVN from the coding sequence ATGCTTTTTCTTAAGGAATTACATAGCGAAAATTTTAAAAACCTGCAGTCATTTGATATCAAATTTGATTCAAAATACGTCTGTTTTGCGGGAAATAATGGAGCAGGTAAAACCAATTTACTGGATGCCATTCATTATCTGGCTATGGGTAAGAGTTATTTCAATTCAATCGATCAGCAAAACATTAATTACGAAAAGGATTTTTTTAATATTAGCTGTTCCATTGAAAAGCATGGGGAGGCTCATGCTCTTTTCTGTGCCTTTGTTAAGGGAATGAAGAAGAAGATAAAGAAGGACGGTGTCGACTATGAGAAGCTATCTGACCACATCGGGCAATTTCCTGTTGTGATGGTAACGCCTTACGACAACAGCCTCATTACTGGTGGAAGCGAAGAAAGAAGACGTTTTCTGGACATGATTATTTCTCAATTCGATTCGGAATATTTGAATGCATTGATATCCTACAATAGATTACTGCTACAGCGAAATGCACAGCTCAAGCATATGTTTGAGCATGAGAATCGAAATGCTGCACTTTTGGATGTGTATAATGCACAATTGTTGAAACCAGTTCAATTAATTTTTACAAAAAGGCAAAAATTTATTGATGAATTCTGTGAATTAACACTGAAATATTATGCACAAATAAGCAATCAAAGTGAGCAAATAAGTTTGAAATATAAAAGCCAATTGATTGATGCTTCCCTTCATGACTTATGGAAGGAAAGTTTTCAAAAAGATTATTTTACACAACGAACAAATGTTGGAGTTCATAAAGATGATTTAGAATTGGAGATTCATGGTTACCCAGCCAAGCGCTTTGCTTCGCAAGGACAACAGAAATCCTTTCTTCTTTCCATGAAGCTGGCGCAGTTTAGTATTATTAAATCGTCAACTTCCATCGAACCTCTATTTTTATTGGATGATATCTTCGATAGGCTCGATCGTGACAGGACAACACGCCTGATGGATATTATTACAACCAATGGTTTTGGTCAGATTTTTATAACTGATACCAATGCAGATCGGGTGAAAGAAGTATTTGGAAAGTTAGGGAAAGAGATACAGATATTTTTGGTGGAAGATGGGAAAGTGAATTAG
- a CDS encoding GDP-mannose dehydrogenase — protein sequence MNYSITPSGEKFAIPAKEAYADEFKRIKTLADKARAEGKEIVVVMGLGFVGVVMAAIVADTVDESGNPTKFVIGCQRPSVRSYWKIPVINRGVSPVTAEDPEVAEIIDRTVIKKKSFVATYDSDCLKLADCVVVDVQCDFKKKELGNMKSGETDMAALEATIRTIGQKVPPKCLTLIETTVAPGTTEYIAWPILKKEYQNRGIAEIPLLSHSFERVMPGKEYVSSIRDFWRVCSGCDAEARGRVEKFLREVLNTEEFELTVMDRPIESETTKIVENSYRASILAFMNEWSLFAERNGVDLIKVYKAIKMRPTHSNIMFPGPGIGGYCLPKDGGLGYWAYKHILAFDDGDDVFKMTPLAIDTNDTRSLHVAELTRDALRNLDRYIAGTNVLICGASYREDVGDTRYSGSELVVRRLTEMGAWVHVHDSYVDKWWEFEVQNDPMEEAHSWKQFFRNQDGLENIKVQNDLPSALKGMEALILAVPHTEYKNLNPEDIVKWAGGPMAVIDCFGILNDEDIRKYFELGCEVKALGRGHIQHIKKQVLRDR from the coding sequence ATGAATTACTCAATTACCCCATCAGGGGAAAAATTTGCAATTCCAGCAAAGGAAGCTTATGCTGATGAATTTAAGCGTATAAAAACATTAGCCGATAAAGCCAGAGCTGAAGGGAAAGAAATTGTCGTAGTAATGGGTTTGGGTTTTGTTGGTGTTGTCATGGCAGCTATAGTAGCCGACACTGTAGATGAAAGTGGTAATCCAACTAAGTTTGTAATAGGTTGTCAGCGCCCCAGCGTGCGAAGCTATTGGAAGATACCTGTTATTAATCGAGGTGTATCGCCTGTAACTGCTGAGGATCCTGAAGTTGCAGAGATTATTGATAGAACAGTCATTAAGAAAAAATCGTTTGTAGCAACTTACGACAGCGATTGTCTGAAATTAGCCGATTGCGTTGTCGTAGATGTGCAATGTGATTTCAAGAAGAAAGAACTGGGCAATATGAAAAGCGGGGAAACCGATATGGCCGCATTGGAAGCAACCATTCGTACTATTGGACAGAAAGTTCCACCAAAATGCCTAACACTCATTGAAACAACTGTTGCTCCAGGTACAACCGAATATATAGCCTGGCCTATTTTGAAAAAGGAATATCAGAATAGGGGAATTGCCGAAATACCCCTATTGTCACATAGTTTTGAACGTGTTATGCCTGGGAAAGAATATGTATCCAGCATTCGTGATTTCTGGCGTGTGTGCTCAGGTTGTGATGCAGAAGCTCGAGGAAGAGTAGAGAAATTCTTGAGAGAAGTATTGAATACAGAGGAATTTGAATTGACTGTAATGGACAGACCCATTGAGTCGGAAACGACAAAAATTGTTGAGAATTCCTATCGTGCATCAATTTTGGCTTTTATGAATGAGTGGAGTTTATTCGCTGAAAGAAATGGTGTAGACCTGATCAAAGTTTATAAAGCCATTAAAATGCGTCCAACCCACAGTAATATTATGTTCCCCGGACCCGGGATTGGAGGTTATTGCTTACCAAAAGATGGTGGCTTAGGATACTGGGCTTACAAACATATACTTGCTTTTGATGATGGCGATGATGTATTTAAAATGACTCCTTTAGCCATAGATACCAATGACACAAGATCCTTGCATGTGGCTGAATTAACACGAGATGCATTGCGTAATTTGGATAGATACATTGCAGGAACCAATGTTTTGATTTGCGGTGCAAGTTATCGTGAAGATGTTGGTGATACACGTTATAGTGGTAGTGAGCTTGTGGTTAGAAGGTTGACTGAAATGGGCGCATGGGTTCATGTACATGATTCGTATGTTGACAAATGGTGGGAGTTTGAAGTGCAAAACGATCCCATGGAAGAGGCTCATAGCTGGAAACAATTTTTTAGGAATCAGGATGGCTTAGAAAATATAAAAGTCCAGAATGATTTGCCCTCAGCTTTGAAAGGAATGGAGGCGTTGATATTAGCGGTCCCACATACGGAGTATAAGAACCTGAATCCGGAGGATATTGTAAAATGGGCAGGTGGACCAATGGCTGTAATTGACTGTTTTGGTATACTAAATGATGAAGATATCCGAAAATATTTTGAGTTAGGTTGTGAAGTGAAAGCTTTAGGCAGGGGTCATATTCAGCATATTAAAAAGCAGGTTTTGAGGGATAGGTAA
- a CDS encoding tetratricopeptide repeat protein has product MGRDKKQTPKKKVQQPIKKNNSPIFWIIGILTATIIAYLPAFKNGLLNFDDIAYVSENPYIQQFNWNNIVTLFSEFYYGGYYPLTLLSFMIDIQLGGLDPAIFHFTNILLHLATTLLIFVFIRQLFDRIEIAIIASLLFGLHSLHVESVAWVTERKDVLYAFFFFASLISYNLYLSKKKQKYFVWALYLFLMSVLSKTMAVALAPTLILLDWYQGRKLLDKKVILEKIPFFAIGILFGILAILSQSSIGAIAEENTLPIVHRFVFACYGFSMYILKTIIPFGLSAFYPYPVAIGESIPAVYWLSTLPLIASVFLLIYLFKKKLNDYAFAFLFFVLNIILVLQILQINDFVMADRFMYVASLGLFLILGFLYRDALQKNKSRLNLLRGAVLVYAIFLLFQTNKRCEVWKDSVSVWNDVIDKYPEVYKAWNQRGMAKADELGDYTAALKDYNQAIKLNPNFATTYLNRGFVRMQQGDTRGAIEDYDKAIELLPDYAMAFNNRGITKANSGDIDGAIQDFGKAIEIDNRYVSAITNRGLALASKQDWEASMADYNKAIEIEPSYYAVYNYRGLSYTRERKINEALADFNTCLELMPDHAEALYNRGVIRLQMNQKKSACEDLRKSANLGFERAYGMLEQYCN; this is encoded by the coding sequence ATGGGAAGAGATAAAAAACAAACTCCAAAGAAAAAAGTCCAACAGCCAATTAAGAAAAATAACTCACCCATTTTTTGGATAATTGGCATTTTAACAGCCACGATAATTGCTTATTTACCTGCATTCAAGAATGGACTTTTGAATTTCGATGATATTGCCTATGTAAGCGAAAATCCATATATCCAGCAGTTTAATTGGAATAATATTGTTACGCTATTCTCAGAATTCTATTATGGTGGATATTACCCCCTAACATTGTTGTCTTTTATGATAGACATTCAATTAGGTGGGTTGGATCCAGCTATTTTTCATTTTACCAACATCCTATTGCATTTGGCAACTACGCTATTAATTTTTGTTTTTATCCGACAGTTATTTGATCGAATTGAAATTGCCATTATTGCTTCACTACTTTTTGGATTACACAGCTTACATGTCGAATCAGTTGCATGGGTTACTGAACGTAAGGATGTACTTTATGCCTTCTTTTTCTTTGCTTCCTTGATATCATACAATCTTTATTTATCTAAGAAGAAACAGAAATACTTTGTTTGGGCGCTCTACCTTTTTCTGATGTCGGTTTTGTCAAAAACGATGGCAGTTGCACTTGCACCAACATTGATTTTATTAGATTGGTATCAAGGTCGAAAGCTCCTCGATAAAAAAGTTATATTAGAGAAAATACCATTTTTTGCCATTGGAATTTTGTTTGGGATTTTAGCCATTTTATCACAAAGTTCAATTGGAGCTATTGCGGAAGAAAACACCCTTCCCATAGTCCATCGATTTGTTTTTGCCTGCTATGGTTTTAGCATGTATATATTAAAAACAATTATTCCTTTTGGATTGTCGGCTTTTTACCCTTATCCGGTTGCAATTGGTGAATCAATTCCAGCCGTTTATTGGCTTTCGACACTACCACTTATTGCCAGTGTTTTCCTGCTTATTTATCTGTTTAAAAAGAAATTAAATGACTACGCATTTGCATTTCTGTTTTTCGTCTTGAATATCATTTTGGTCCTTCAAATTCTGCAAATAAATGATTTTGTAATGGCCGATCGATTTATGTATGTCGCTTCACTTGGTTTGTTCCTTATTCTAGGATTTCTTTATCGGGATGCCCTGCAAAAAAACAAAAGTCGATTAAACCTTTTACGTGGAGCTGTGCTTGTTTATGCAATTTTTCTGTTATTTCAAACTAACAAGCGCTGTGAAGTATGGAAAGACAGTGTAAGTGTTTGGAATGATGTTATTGACAAGTATCCAGAAGTATACAAAGCATGGAATCAGCGAGGCATGGCTAAGGCTGATGAGCTGGGAGACTATACAGCCGCTTTAAAGGATTACAATCAAGCGATTAAACTAAACCCCAACTTTGCAACAACCTATTTAAACAGAGGATTTGTGCGCATGCAACAAGGCGATACAAGAGGTGCAATTGAAGATTATGATAAAGCCATTGAATTGCTTCCTGATTATGCCATGGCCTTTAATAACAGGGGGATTACCAAAGCCAATAGTGGGGATATTGATGGAGCTATTCAGGATTTTGGAAAAGCCATTGAAATTGATAATAGATATGTAAGTGCTATTACAAACAGAGGATTGGCTCTGGCCAGCAAACAAGACTGGGAGGCATCTATGGCCGACTATAACAAGGCTATTGAAATTGAGCCCTCTTATTATGCTGTCTATAATTACAGGGGACTATCCTATACCAGAGAGCGAAAAATCAATGAAGCGCTGGCTGATTTCAATACCTGTTTGGAACTCATGCCCGATCATGCTGAGGCACTTTATAACAGAGGTGTCATTCGTTTACAAATGAATCAGAAAAAATCAGCTTGTGAAGATTTAAGAAAATCTGCTAATTTAGGTTTTGAAAGAGCATATGGTATGCTTGAGCAGTATTGTAATTGA
- a CDS encoding T9SS type A sorting domain-containing protein, with the protein MTEDSCKSWKKLNSGISRDISSIRMYNKDTGLIASRDSILSTIDGCKNWTKVFEDWFRGPDHIQFNEQGFTWCFGLSALYRINNYGLPCNFSVDLGNDTSIFIYDTIILNPGKGHREYLWNDQTFSSTKLVDAFAIGLGTHNIAVKVSTQGGCVATDTLKLTVQGCTKSMNIGNDTSINNYQSIGFSAGSGYSAFKWFDNSTSQTINLSGALLGTGTHQIFVRAIDSNGCMGGDTLNLTVSGCTFPYFGLGNDTFLFTSQKMTLFADSGYLEYTWNDNSKNQSIEVDGSKLNAGDYYYYVTLRDSMNCAGIDSIKITVKNCNIKVELGNDSSICADTNIILDAGKNFDRYIWNHGTDSTQTINVSKSGDYFVLVTDQYNCQTYSDTVSITIYPLPIVNLGNDTSLCNNDILVLEAGMHFKYYDWNNGVDTNHNFEVTQQGTYFVLVTDQNGCSDTSNMIHINYNPLPFTFLGNDTVIYDNQYLLLSAGTGFKAYKWQDNSVDSIYTVNGALAGLGKHIYYVTITDSNNCTYTDSIEITVIKFQQIELFGNFEFEIFPNPAENELLLSCPEKGSFSISIIDQTGKVSQKMILEMPIQNKAVNISEYPSGFYLIRIVGENKISLKRFLKM; encoded by the coding sequence ATGACTGAAGATAGTTGTAAGTCTTGGAAAAAACTTAATTCAGGGATATCCAGAGACATCAGTTCAATTAGGATGTACAATAAAGATACGGGATTGATTGCAAGCCGAGATAGTATCCTTTCTACAATTGATGGCTGTAAAAATTGGACAAAAGTTTTTGAAGATTGGTTTAGAGGTCCCGATCACATTCAGTTTAATGAACAAGGGTTTACTTGGTGTTTTGGATTATCCGCTCTTTACAGAATTAATAATTATGGTCTCCCGTGCAATTTCAGTGTTGATCTTGGTAATGATACTTCAATTTTCATCTATGATACTATTATTCTTAATCCAGGCAAAGGGCATCGTGAATACTTATGGAATGACCAGACATTTTCCTCCACAAAATTAGTGGATGCTTTTGCTATTGGACTAGGAACCCATAATATAGCTGTTAAGGTTTCTACGCAGGGTGGTTGTGTAGCAACTGATACATTAAAACTTACAGTGCAGGGTTGTACTAAATCAATGAACATTGGCAACGATACAAGTATTAATAATTATCAAAGTATTGGATTTTCTGCAGGATCAGGCTACTCAGCATTTAAGTGGTTTGATAATTCAACTTCACAAACAATCAACTTATCAGGTGCATTACTAGGAACAGGAACACATCAAATCTTTGTAAGGGCTATCGATTCAAATGGATGTATGGGTGGAGATACATTGAACCTCACTGTATCTGGGTGTACTTTCCCATACTTTGGTTTAGGAAACGATACATTTTTATTTACATCTCAGAAAATGACATTATTTGCTGATTCAGGATATTTGGAATATACTTGGAATGACAATTCAAAAAACCAAAGTATTGAAGTGGATGGAAGTAAATTGAACGCTGGAGATTATTACTATTATGTTACTCTGAGAGATTCAATGAACTGTGCTGGAATAGATAGTATCAAGATTACTGTAAAAAATTGCAATATCAAAGTTGAATTAGGCAATGACAGTTCTATTTGCGCAGATACTAATATTATTTTGGATGCAGGGAAAAACTTTGATAGGTATATCTGGAATCATGGAACAGATTCCACACAAACGATTAATGTTTCAAAATCTGGAGATTATTTTGTTCTTGTGACAGATCAGTATAATTGTCAAACCTATTCAGATACTGTCTCTATCACTATTTATCCGCTTCCAATAGTTAATCTGGGTAATGATACATCACTTTGTAATAATGATATTCTAGTTTTAGAAGCAGGAATGCATTTCAAATATTATGATTGGAATAATGGGGTGGATACTAATCATAACTTTGAAGTTACTCAACAGGGTACTTATTTTGTGCTTGTCACTGACCAAAACGGATGTTCAGATACATCAAATATGATTCATATTAATTATAATCCTTTACCATTCACTTTTCTTGGAAATGACACAGTGATATATGATAATCAGTATCTCTTATTAAGTGCAGGAACAGGATTTAAAGCATATAAATGGCAGGATAACTCCGTAGATTCAATTTATACAGTGAATGGAGCTTTAGCTGGGCTTGGTAAACATATCTACTATGTGACCATTACTGATTCAAATAATTGTACATATACAGATAGCATCGAAATAACGGTTATTAAATTCCAGCAGATTGAACTTTTTGGAAATTTTGAATTTGAAATATTTCCAAATCCAGCTGAAAATGAATTGCTTTTGAGTTGTCCTGAAAAAGGTAGTTTTAGTATCAGCATAATTGACCAAACTGGAAAAGTTTCTCAGAAAATGATACTTGAAATGCCAATTCAAAATAAGGCTGTAAACATTTCAGAGTACCCTTCTGGATTTTACCTAATTCGAATTGTTGGGGAAAATAAAATCTCTTTGAAAAGATTCCTGAAAATGTAA
- a CDS encoding T9SS type A sorting domain-containing protein: MINRLYISSLTFLLSIVLYLTCNAQTSHVSFNKDINTTVLEISDLNAQSKTLTFEIPQIEIIDIKKNKQLYHEINIAGSGLTTLQGYPQLPRFTRFIEVPAGKELAVDIISIETERIENIRPVPYQKPQNRNDYLASIPTEFQIDNTYYTGNSIYPTNYVSLGEAKYFASNRIVDLQINAVRYFPESHSIEVVTKLELKLTFNRVKLTEEEKSISSSNAMNRISNSLVEKYDSKSRNASDGIPPQMLIITHDDFAQSIKPLAEWKNRQGIKTRVIKLSDLSNKREPQDIKNLITSFLQDSANMEGLEYVLFIGDVDFIPAFNGVYNALNDHSYATINDDDYLPDLIVGRFSVNTVEECDIYVEKTINYERYVVVNDSTNWFNKAVSAASNSHLDDLHGQHVTAEFKSNGFDQVNNLRATQQNFTNHHILNALNAGRSWMFYIGHGDETAWLTTGTFSRNTISTGLQNTNALPAIISVACSNSDLDFAYGDCFAERFMNVGVDKGAAIFLGATELTPFFLSDTLGKYALFSYLKGETETFGEAMIYGKMKMYEAFTDNSANSETKETMQHFLILGDPSMMPYTQKPKNISSNRLTQIKPGFADFTFQVKAEGKVVKNALVSISSEDYSIHEVAYTDQHGYVSFSFYAADTGQLHIVISGRNLIAYEGVIKVTNFLGVDDDQTDKMQVWPNPFTNRINIIAGNGSTLLQKVELFDISGKLVFSQNNINSSKFSLTPPVMEPGFYLLKTTNIDGEISITKLSH; encoded by the coding sequence ATGATCAATCGACTTTATATATCGAGCCTAACATTTCTACTGAGTATTGTCTTGTATCTTACATGCAATGCACAAACATCACATGTAAGTTTTAACAAAGACATTAATACAACTGTACTCGAGATCAGTGATCTTAATGCACAAAGCAAAACGCTTACGTTCGAAATTCCTCAGATTGAAATCATCGACATTAAGAAGAACAAACAGCTCTATCATGAAATAAACATAGCCGGCTCAGGACTTACTACTTTACAAGGATATCCCCAATTACCTCGTTTTACCAGATTTATTGAAGTACCTGCGGGAAAAGAATTGGCAGTAGACATCATTTCGATCGAAACTGAAAGAATCGAAAACATCAGACCTGTTCCTTATCAAAAGCCACAAAACAGAAATGATTATTTAGCATCTATTCCAACAGAATTTCAAATAGACAATACATATTACACAGGTAACTCTATTTATCCAACAAATTATGTTTCCTTGGGAGAAGCAAAATACTTTGCCTCAAACCGAATTGTTGATCTACAGATAAATGCTGTTCGATACTTTCCTGAATCGCATAGTATTGAAGTTGTAACAAAACTAGAATTAAAATTAACTTTTAATAGAGTTAAGCTTACTGAAGAAGAAAAAAGCATTTCTTCTTCAAATGCGATGAATCGTATAAGCAACAGTTTGGTTGAAAAATATGATTCTAAAAGCAGAAATGCATCGGATGGAATACCTCCTCAAATGCTCATCATTACGCATGACGATTTTGCACAAAGCATTAAACCATTAGCCGAATGGAAAAACAGACAGGGGATTAAAACAAGAGTTATTAAACTTTCTGATTTATCCAATAAAAGAGAACCTCAGGATATTAAAAACCTGATAACTTCCTTTTTACAGGATAGTGCAAACATGGAAGGTTTGGAATATGTTTTATTTATTGGTGATGTCGATTTCATTCCAGCTTTCAATGGAGTATACAATGCTTTAAACGACCATTCTTATGCAACCATTAATGATGATGATTATCTTCCGGATCTAATTGTTGGGCGATTTTCTGTCAACACGGTTGAGGAATGTGATATTTATGTTGAAAAAACCATTAACTACGAACGCTATGTTGTTGTTAATGACAGCACCAATTGGTTCAATAAAGCCGTTAGTGCGGCAAGCAATTCTCATTTAGACGATTTGCATGGCCAGCATGTGACAGCTGAATTTAAAAGCAATGGCTTTGATCAGGTAAATAACCTGAGAGCTACTCAGCAGAACTTTACAAACCACCATATATTAAATGCATTAAATGCTGGCAGAAGCTGGATGTTTTATATTGGCCACGGAGATGAAACTGCCTGGTTAACCACGGGAACATTCAGTCGCAACACAATTAGTACAGGTTTACAAAATACAAATGCACTACCAGCCATTATAAGCGTTGCCTGTTCAAACTCAGATCTTGACTTTGCTTACGGTGATTGTTTTGCAGAAAGATTCATGAATGTAGGCGTTGATAAAGGTGCTGCCATATTTTTGGGCGCAACAGAGCTAACACCATTTTTCCTATCAGACACTTTGGGCAAATATGCTTTGTTCAGTTATTTGAAAGGAGAAACAGAAACATTTGGTGAAGCCATGATTTATGGTAAAATGAAAATGTATGAAGCATTTACCGATAATTCGGCAAATTCTGAAACCAAGGAAACCATGCAACATTTCCTAATCCTTGGAGATCCAAGCATGATGCCTTATACACAAAAACCCAAGAACATAAGTAGCAATCGATTAACTCAAATTAAACCGGGTTTTGCTGATTTTACATTTCAGGTAAAAGCAGAAGGAAAAGTAGTCAAAAATGCTTTAGTATCTATATCAAGTGAAGATTATAGTATTCATGAAGTGGCCTATACCGACCAACATGGTTATGTCAGTTTCTCATTTTATGCAGCAGATACAGGCCAATTACACATTGTAATATCCGGAAGAAACTTAATTGCTTATGAAGGTGTAATTAAAGTAACAAATTTCCTTGGAGTTGATGATGATCAAACAGACAAAATGCAAGTTTGGCCAAATCCTTTCACTAATCGAATCAATATCATTGCTGGAAATGGATCTACTTTACTTCAAAAAGTTGAATTGTTTGATATATCCGGAAAACTGGTATTTTCACAAAACAATATCAATTCCAGCAAATTCAGTTTAACACCTCCTGTTATGGAGCCTGGTTTTTATCTCTTAAAAACCACCAATATTGATGGCGAAATTTCCATAACAAAATTGAGTCACTAG